One segment of Anopheles stephensi strain Indian chromosome 3, UCI_ANSTEP_V1.0, whole genome shotgun sequence DNA contains the following:
- the LOC118514008 gene encoding kinesin-like protein KIF21A isoform X5, giving the protein MPDEDKESSVRVAVRIRPQIPRELIDMCRVCTQVTPGEPQVLLGSDKAFTFDYVFDMSTTQVSVYNNCIEKLVDGALQGYNATVLAYGQTGSGKTYTMGTGFERALPEAQEGIIPRAVRHLFEGIAQLQQNPYDEHGTYLGTVTFSVAAQFMELYNEEIIDLLDPYNKGARVFKIFEDAAGGISVAGATIKPLAGPQEALNCLQQGALARTTASTQMNEQSSRSHALFTILIRRQRVMTAEQCGNADGDTETLTSKFHFVDLAGSERLKRTGATGERAREGISINCGLLALGNVISALGDKTKKVSHVPYRDSKLTRLLQDSLGGNSQTIMIACVSPSDRDFMETLNTLKYANRARNIKNKVQINQDQSSRTISLLRREIANLQLEILEYKQGKRSIDADGNIAISDVSLENEMLSQDNKRLQQRVKAMQETINALTEKNAALQAQQTIASLNGKSSAAAGDGADPSANDSSLISTAGDNESAMQELIVGYISEIEKLKAKLIESEQMFQQFKKAKNSQSKLGLKPYPFIEDNPETMINLLKHEMEKERETLMSRSLPGLENESSSLEQNSDSDSDTESDDKAEVLRAEMFDVNSDIELKVRLIEQLEESQQRLQIMRQQYEKQFNLMKEKISNTERERDEVLATIGNGGMGAMNSKGQSSSNESAIKRVKDDYERKLNEMRRQLNHFQATNKEHLRLQRNMQVQDAKIKTLRGELAELKQVKTRLMKKIQEESNRHKEMESKKTREIAQLRKETRKHKNMIKSLQAQGAAKDQVLKRKTEEVFNLRKSQRGVMSLKAAGRVQNTASISSTLQSTKRYKTRWEELQRTIMRAARSRQAILELEIELDRVMQERDMLCRDLNNLRQRTKDNADSSLHDLVSEEDTLIANMNYLHDTIAELQKSIIQIEDGKDLSSEHALLHTIMDNIGTVEEAKFMLQRVCSVTIGHVCEAGVAQSKLRERDALLSELQRDTSVQEQLLQYILTRAPATSTSDASFSSAQSANSYVSQSQSNLLDNGEPQPSSSTSQYRLPHVVDSTTRSPSPSSSNTNLGLQPHQGLSRQNSTASPLLARKSFEASGAPPSPRISRRTFTSKMSPGIEDTNDVPTSPPVYRRGVSREDNGDVFSRLGAGTQDPQPGGNIKELNGRYKAGSPLICTHVVEGHTNSVLSIKVSNQMLFTAAADRTVKVWDLRTNATPHCLTGHLGPVAAVEYDRVNNLLFSASGAFVKVWDLRSSNIRPIITLCSSGTTLPANANLSDLVPGECSITALTMGASGKLYTAASDKVRFWDLRQFSCLGRLSGGHQAAVMCLTAWEGPNSTDLVATGSKDHYVKVFEVNSSGGVVQPLLNLEPPHYDGVQALAVANDAIGVDAELFSGSRDSGIKRWDLRNGELKQSLNNAHKGWVSGMAIYGDILLSSCRGGVVRLWNIKTCDSLAEMKTEQSINDIVTSDNRVFTASNSGEVRIWRFVTTDWDSLNASSSGASGAGPVGAIGSAACGTVTGAGGGGGGGGVVGTKAKR; this is encoded by the exons AATTCGTCCACAGATACCGCGTGAGCTAATCGATATGTGCCGGGTGTGCACGCAGGTCACGCCTGGCGAGCCGCAGGTTTTGCTCGGATCCGATAAGGCCTTTACCTTCGACTATGTGTTCGATATGAGTACGACGCAG GTATCAGTGTACAATAACTGCATCGAAAAGTTGGTGGACGGAGCGCTACAAGGTTATAATGCCACAGTCTTAGCGTATGGACAG ACCGGATCCGGCAAGACATACACGATGGGTACCGGATTTGAACGGGCCCTGCCAGAAGCACAGGAAGGCATCATCCCGCGGGCGGTGCGACACCTGTTCGAAGGTATTGCACAGCTACAGCAAAATCCGTACGACGAGCACGGAACGTACCTTGGCACGGTGACGTTCAGCGTGGCCGCACAGTTTATGGAGCTTTACAATGAGGAAATTATAGATTTGCTCGACCCGTACAATAAA GGTGCACgtgtgtttaaaatttttgaagaTGCAGCCGGTGGCATTTCTGTAGCGGGTGCCACCATCAAACCGTTGGCCGGACCACAGGAGGCGCTCAACTGCTTGCAGCAGGGCGCACTGGCCCGTACCACGGCTTCAACCCAGATGAATGAACAGTCTTCGCGAAGTCACGCACTGTTCACCATTCTTATCCGAAGGCAGCGTGTCATGACGGCGGAgcagtgcggcaatgcggacGGGGACACGGAAACGCTTACCTCGAAGTTTCATTTCGTCGATCTGGCTGGCTCGGAACGACTGAAGCGTACGGGTGCGACGGGCGAGCGGGCTCGCGAAGGAATCTCCATCAACTGTGGGCTGTTGGCGTTGGGCAACGTCATATCGGCGCTAGGTGATAAAACCAAGAAGGTGTCCCACGTACCGTACCGGGACTCGAAGTTGACTCGATTGCTGCAGGATTCGCTCGGAG GTAACAGTCAAACGATCATGATTGCATGCGTTTCGCCCAGTGATAGAGACTTTATGGAGACGCTCAACACGCTCAAGTACGCCAACCGAGCACgaaacattaaaaacaaagTACAAATCAACCAAGACCAGAGCTCGCGCACCATATCCTTACTGCGGCGTGAGATTGCCAATCTACAGCTCGAGATTCTCGAATACAAGCAG GGCAAGCGTAGCATCGATGCGGATGGTAATATCGCGATATCGGATGTGTCGCTGGAGAATGAGATGCTCTCGCAAGACAACAAGCGGCTACAGCAGCGTGTGAAGGCAATGCAGGAGACAATAAACGCGCTGACGGAAAAGAACGCCGCACTGCAGGCTCAGCAGACAATTGCCTCGCTAAACGGCAAGTCGTCTGCTGCGGCCGGCGATGGTGCGGACCCGTCGGCGAACGATTCTAGTCTGATCTCCACGGCCGGAGACAATGAGTCGGCGATGCAGGAACTGATTGTGGGCTATATCAGTGAGATAGAAAAGCTAAAGGCGAAGCTAATCGAATCGGAACAAATGTTCCAGCAGTTTAAAAAGGCAAAGAACTCCCAGTCGAAGCTGGGCCTGAAACCGTATCCGTTTATCGAGGATAATCCGGAAACGATGATCAATCTGCTGAAGCACGAGATGGAGAAGGAGCGGGAAACGCTCATGTCTCGCTCGCTACCGGGTCTGGAGAATGAATCGAGCAGTCTGGAGCAAAATTCGGACAGCGATTCCGACACCGAATCCGACGATAAGGCTGAAGTGCTGCGTGCCGAAATGTTTGACGTAAACTCCGATATCGAGCTAAAGGTGCGCCTCATCGAGCAGCTGGAAGAATCTCAGCAGCGCCTGCAGATAATGCGCCAGCAGTACGAAAAGCAGTTCAATCTGATGAAGGAAAAGATTTCCAACACCGAGCGGGAGCGAGACGAGGTGCTGGCCACCATCGGCAACGGTGGAATGGGTGCTATGAACAGCAAGGGACAAAGTTCAAGCAACGAGTCGGCCATCAAACGCGTGAAGGATGATTACGAGCGGAAGCTGAACGAGATGCGCCGCCAGTTGAATCACTTCCAGGCGACGAATAAGGAGCATCTGCGCCTGCAGCGTAACATGCAGGTGCAGGATGCGAAGATCAAAACGCTGCGCGGCGAGCTGGCCGAGCTGAAGCAGGTGAAGACGCGCTTGATGAAGAAAATACAGGAAGAGAGCAACCGGCACAAGGAGATGGAAAGCAAGAAGACGCGCGAAATCGCCCAACTGCGGAAAGAAACGCGAAAGCACAAGAATATGATAAAATCCTTGCAGGCGCAGGGTGCGGCCAAGGATCAGGTACTGAAGCGAAAGACTGAGGAGGTGTTCAATCTTCGAAAATCACAGCGCGGCGTGATGAGCTTAAAGGCGGCGGGACGTGTTCAAAACACGGCTTCCATTAGCAGCACACTGCAAAGCACGAAACGGTACAAGACGCGCTGGGAAGAGCTGCAGCGCACGATAATGCGGGCGGCCCGCTCGCGCCAAGCAATACTGGAGCTGGAGATCGAGTTGGATCGCGTTATGCAGGAGCGTGATATGCTCTGCCGGGATCTGAACAATCTGCGGCAGCGAACGAAGGATAACGCCGACTCATCGTTGCACGATCTCGTGTCGGAGGAGGACACGCTGATTGCAAACATGAACTATTTGCACGACACGATCGCCGAGCTGCAAAAGTCCATCATCCAGATAGAGGACGGGAAGGATCTGAGTTCGGAGCATGCGCTGCTGCACACGATCATGGATAACATTGGCACGGTGGAGGAGGCCAAGTTTATGCTGCAACGCGTGTGCAGCGTTACGATCGGCCATGTGTGTGAGGCGGGTGTGGCCCAATCTAAGCTGCGCGAACGGGATGCGTTGCTGTCGGAGCTGCAACGCGACACAAGcgtgcaggagcagctgctgcAATACATTTTGACCCGGGCACCGGCTACCTCGACCTCGGACGCTAGCTTCAGCTCGGCCCAGTCGGCCAACTCGTACGTTAGCCAGTCGCAGTCGAATTTGTTGGATAATGGTGAACCGCAACCGTCCTCCTCCACGTCGCAGTATCGTCTGCCGCATGTCGTTGATTCTACGACGCGAAGTCCTTcgccgagcagcagcaacacgaaTCT AGGTCTACAGCCACATCAAGGATTGTCACGACAGAACAGCACGGCGTCACCGCTTCTTGCCAGAAAATCGTTTGAAGCCAGCGGAGCTCCACCGTCGCCAAGAATCAGCCGAAGGACCTTCACCAGCAAAATGTCTCCAGGAAT CGAGGATACGAACGACGTGCCGACCTCGCCACCAGTCTACCGGCGTGGGGTGTCGCGCGAGGATAATGGGGACGTGTTTTCGCGCCTCGGAGCCGGAACGCAGGATCCACAGCCGGGCGGAAACATCAAGGAACTCAACGGCAGG TATAAGGCTGGCTCTCCGCTTATCTGCACGCATGTCGTTGAAGGACACACAAATTCGGTCCTGTCCATCAAGGTGAGCAACCAGATGCTCTTCACCGCGGCTGCCGATCGGACGGTGAAGGTATGGGATTTGCGAACCAATGCTACGCCCCACTGTCTCACCGGACAcctcgggccggtggcggctgTGGAGTATGATCGCGTGAACAATCTGCTCTTTTCGGCCTCGGGAGCGTTTGTGAAGGTTTGGGACCTTCGGAGCAGTAACATTCGTCCAATAATCACGCTGTG CTCCTCCGGCACAACGCTACCCGCCAACGCCAATCTGTCCGACCTCGTGCCAGGCGAATGCTCCATTACCGCCCTTACGATGGGAGCATCCGGCAAGCTGTATACGGCCGCTTCCGATAAGGTTAGGTTCTGGGATTTACGTCAATTCTCTTGCCTCGGCCGACTGTCCGGTGGGCATCAAGCGGCCGTTATGTGTTTGACCGCCTGGGAGGGTCCGAACAGTACCGACCTGGTGGCGACCGGCTCGAAGGACCACTACGTGAAGGTGTTTGAGGTGAACTCGAGTGGAGGTGTGGTGCAGCCGCTGCTAAATCTGGAACCACCGCACTACGACGGTGTGCAGGCGCTGGCCGTCGCGAACGATGCGATCGGTGTCGATGCGGAACTGTTTTCCGGGAGTCGTGACTCCGGCATCAAACGGTGGGATCTGCGGAACGGAGAGCTTAAGCAATCGCTCAACAACGCACACAAAGGCTGGGTGTCCGGGATGGCGATCTACGGCGATATACTGCTGTCTAGCTGCCGTGGTGGCGTTGTGCGCCTGTGGAACATTAAGACTTGCGACAGTTTGGCCGAAATGAAGACGGAACAGTCGATCAATGACATCGTCACGAGCGATAACCGTGTCTTTACCGCTTCCAA TTCTGGTGAGGTACGGATCTGGCGATTTGTAACCACCGATTGGGATTCGCTGAATGCATCTTCCTCTGGAGCATCCGGTGCAGGACCAGTCGGCGCCATTGGTAGTGCTGCTTGTGGTACTGTtaccggtgctggtggtggtggtggtggaggcggcGTCGTTGGTACTAAGGCAAAGCGTTAG
- the LOC118514008 gene encoding kinesin-like protein KIF21B isoform X2 has protein sequence MPDEDKESSVRVAVRIRPQIPRELIDMCRVCTQVTPGEPQVLLGSDKAFTFDYVFDMSTTQVSVYNNCIEKLVDGALQGYNATVLAYGQTGSGKTYTMGTGFERALPEAQEGIIPRAVRHLFEGIAQLQQNPYDEHGTYLGTVTFSVAAQFMELYNEEIIDLLDPYNKGARVFKIFEDAAGGISVAGATIKPLAGPQEALNCLQQGALARTTASTQMNEQSSRSHALFTILIRRQRVMTAEQCGNADGDTETLTSKFHFVDLAGSERLKRTGATGERAREGISINCGLLALGNVISALGDKTKKVSHVPYRDSKLTRLLQDSLGGNSQTIMIACVSPSDRDFMETLNTLKYANRARNIKNKVQINQDQSSRTISLLRREIANLQLEILEYKQGKRSIDADGNIAISDVSLENEMLSQDNKRLQQRVKAMQETINALTEKNAALQAQQTIASLNGKSSAAAGDGADPSANDSSLISTAGDNESAMQELIVGYISEIEKLKAKLIESEQMFQQFKKAKNSQSKLGLKPYPFIEDNPETMINLLKHEMEKERETLMSRSLPGLENESSSLEQNSDSDSDTESDDKAEVLRAEMFDVNSDIELKVRLIEQLEESQQRLQIMRQQYEKQFNLMKEKISNTERERDEVLATIGNGGMGAMNSKGQSSSNESAIKRVKDDYERKLNEMRRQLNHFQATNKEHLRLQRNMQVQDAKIKTLRGELAELKQVKTRLMKKIQEESNRHKEMESKKTREIAQLRKETRKHKNMIKSLQAQGAAKDQVLKRKTEEVFNLRKSQRGVMSLKAAGRVQNTASISSTLQSTKRYKTRWEELQRTIMRAARSRQAILELEIELDRVMQERDMLCRDLNNLRQRTKDNADSSLHDLVSEEDTLIANMNYLHDTIAELQKSIIQIEDGKDLSSEHALLHTIMDNIGTVEEAKFMLQRVCSVTIGHVCEAGVAQSKLRERDALLSELQRDTSVQEQLLQYILTRAPATSTSDASFSSAQSANSYVSQSQSNLLDNGEPQPSSSTSQYRLPHVVDSTTRSPSPSSSNTNLNSSKQRRNPAVVPSVAAIQDLLYGSSSSYLGPAPGDGAAGMPDKNTDATGTGTGPGASSNGVSGGGSKLEKVGICIYLEDSADDDDTKHHPPSLQDRHVGSDAMTRSYTILDGAMDPVAAANAGLPIAPPLPVAPVPARTFVPLSRVPSAPGSLKGLQPHQGLSRQNSTASPLLARKSFEASGAPPSPRISRRTFTSKMSPGIEDTNDVPTSPPVYRRGVSREDNGDVFSRLGAGTQDPQPGGNIKELNGRYKAGSPLICTHVVEGHTNSVLSIKVSNQMLFTAAADRTVKVWDLRTNATPHCLTGHLGPVAAVEYDRVNNLLFSASGAFVKVWDLRSSNIRPIITLCSSGTTLPANANLSDLVPGECSITALTMGASGKLYTAASDKVRFWDLRQFSCLGRLSGGHQAAVMCLTAWEGPNSTDLVATGSKDHYVKVFEVNSSGGVVQPLLNLEPPHYDGVQALAVANDAIGVDAELFSGSRDSGIKRWDLRNGELKQSLNNAHKGWVSGMAIYGDILLSSCRGGVVRLWNIKTCDSLAEMKTEQSINDIVTSDNRVFTASNSGEVRIWRFVTTDWDSLNASSSGASGAGPVGAIGSAACGTVTGAGGGGGGGGVVGTKAKR, from the exons AATTCGTCCACAGATACCGCGTGAGCTAATCGATATGTGCCGGGTGTGCACGCAGGTCACGCCTGGCGAGCCGCAGGTTTTGCTCGGATCCGATAAGGCCTTTACCTTCGACTATGTGTTCGATATGAGTACGACGCAG GTATCAGTGTACAATAACTGCATCGAAAAGTTGGTGGACGGAGCGCTACAAGGTTATAATGCCACAGTCTTAGCGTATGGACAG ACCGGATCCGGCAAGACATACACGATGGGTACCGGATTTGAACGGGCCCTGCCAGAAGCACAGGAAGGCATCATCCCGCGGGCGGTGCGACACCTGTTCGAAGGTATTGCACAGCTACAGCAAAATCCGTACGACGAGCACGGAACGTACCTTGGCACGGTGACGTTCAGCGTGGCCGCACAGTTTATGGAGCTTTACAATGAGGAAATTATAGATTTGCTCGACCCGTACAATAAA GGTGCACgtgtgtttaaaatttttgaagaTGCAGCCGGTGGCATTTCTGTAGCGGGTGCCACCATCAAACCGTTGGCCGGACCACAGGAGGCGCTCAACTGCTTGCAGCAGGGCGCACTGGCCCGTACCACGGCTTCAACCCAGATGAATGAACAGTCTTCGCGAAGTCACGCACTGTTCACCATTCTTATCCGAAGGCAGCGTGTCATGACGGCGGAgcagtgcggcaatgcggacGGGGACACGGAAACGCTTACCTCGAAGTTTCATTTCGTCGATCTGGCTGGCTCGGAACGACTGAAGCGTACGGGTGCGACGGGCGAGCGGGCTCGCGAAGGAATCTCCATCAACTGTGGGCTGTTGGCGTTGGGCAACGTCATATCGGCGCTAGGTGATAAAACCAAGAAGGTGTCCCACGTACCGTACCGGGACTCGAAGTTGACTCGATTGCTGCAGGATTCGCTCGGAG GTAACAGTCAAACGATCATGATTGCATGCGTTTCGCCCAGTGATAGAGACTTTATGGAGACGCTCAACACGCTCAAGTACGCCAACCGAGCACgaaacattaaaaacaaagTACAAATCAACCAAGACCAGAGCTCGCGCACCATATCCTTACTGCGGCGTGAGATTGCCAATCTACAGCTCGAGATTCTCGAATACAAGCAG GGCAAGCGTAGCATCGATGCGGATGGTAATATCGCGATATCGGATGTGTCGCTGGAGAATGAGATGCTCTCGCAAGACAACAAGCGGCTACAGCAGCGTGTGAAGGCAATGCAGGAGACAATAAACGCGCTGACGGAAAAGAACGCCGCACTGCAGGCTCAGCAGACAATTGCCTCGCTAAACGGCAAGTCGTCTGCTGCGGCCGGCGATGGTGCGGACCCGTCGGCGAACGATTCTAGTCTGATCTCCACGGCCGGAGACAATGAGTCGGCGATGCAGGAACTGATTGTGGGCTATATCAGTGAGATAGAAAAGCTAAAGGCGAAGCTAATCGAATCGGAACAAATGTTCCAGCAGTTTAAAAAGGCAAAGAACTCCCAGTCGAAGCTGGGCCTGAAACCGTATCCGTTTATCGAGGATAATCCGGAAACGATGATCAATCTGCTGAAGCACGAGATGGAGAAGGAGCGGGAAACGCTCATGTCTCGCTCGCTACCGGGTCTGGAGAATGAATCGAGCAGTCTGGAGCAAAATTCGGACAGCGATTCCGACACCGAATCCGACGATAAGGCTGAAGTGCTGCGTGCCGAAATGTTTGACGTAAACTCCGATATCGAGCTAAAGGTGCGCCTCATCGAGCAGCTGGAAGAATCTCAGCAGCGCCTGCAGATAATGCGCCAGCAGTACGAAAAGCAGTTCAATCTGATGAAGGAAAAGATTTCCAACACCGAGCGGGAGCGAGACGAGGTGCTGGCCACCATCGGCAACGGTGGAATGGGTGCTATGAACAGCAAGGGACAAAGTTCAAGCAACGAGTCGGCCATCAAACGCGTGAAGGATGATTACGAGCGGAAGCTGAACGAGATGCGCCGCCAGTTGAATCACTTCCAGGCGACGAATAAGGAGCATCTGCGCCTGCAGCGTAACATGCAGGTGCAGGATGCGAAGATCAAAACGCTGCGCGGCGAGCTGGCCGAGCTGAAGCAGGTGAAGACGCGCTTGATGAAGAAAATACAGGAAGAGAGCAACCGGCACAAGGAGATGGAAAGCAAGAAGACGCGCGAAATCGCCCAACTGCGGAAAGAAACGCGAAAGCACAAGAATATGATAAAATCCTTGCAGGCGCAGGGTGCGGCCAAGGATCAGGTACTGAAGCGAAAGACTGAGGAGGTGTTCAATCTTCGAAAATCACAGCGCGGCGTGATGAGCTTAAAGGCGGCGGGACGTGTTCAAAACACGGCTTCCATTAGCAGCACACTGCAAAGCACGAAACGGTACAAGACGCGCTGGGAAGAGCTGCAGCGCACGATAATGCGGGCGGCCCGCTCGCGCCAAGCAATACTGGAGCTGGAGATCGAGTTGGATCGCGTTATGCAGGAGCGTGATATGCTCTGCCGGGATCTGAACAATCTGCGGCAGCGAACGAAGGATAACGCCGACTCATCGTTGCACGATCTCGTGTCGGAGGAGGACACGCTGATTGCAAACATGAACTATTTGCACGACACGATCGCCGAGCTGCAAAAGTCCATCATCCAGATAGAGGACGGGAAGGATCTGAGTTCGGAGCATGCGCTGCTGCACACGATCATGGATAACATTGGCACGGTGGAGGAGGCCAAGTTTATGCTGCAACGCGTGTGCAGCGTTACGATCGGCCATGTGTGTGAGGCGGGTGTGGCCCAATCTAAGCTGCGCGAACGGGATGCGTTGCTGTCGGAGCTGCAACGCGACACAAGcgtgcaggagcagctgctgcAATACATTTTGACCCGGGCACCGGCTACCTCGACCTCGGACGCTAGCTTCAGCTCGGCCCAGTCGGCCAACTCGTACGTTAGCCAGTCGCAGTCGAATTTGTTGGATAATGGTGAACCGCAACCGTCCTCCTCCACGTCGCAGTATCGTCTGCCGCATGTCGTTGATTCTACGACGCGAAGTCCTTcgccgagcagcagcaacacgaaTCT GAACTCTTCGAAACAAAGACGAAACCCAGCGGTGGTGCCCTCGGTGGCTGCCATTCAGGATTTGCTGTACGGCAGCAGCTCCAGCTACCTCGGCCCGGCGCCCGGTGACGGTGCGGCGGGCATGCCGGATAAGAATACCGatgccaccggcaccggcaccgggcCCGGCGCTAGTAGCAATGGGGTgagcggcggcggcagcaagCTTGAGAAAGTGGGTATTTGTATTTATCTCGAGGATTCCGCAGATGACGATGACACGAAGCACCACCCGCCCTCTCTGCAGGACCGGCACGTCGGGTCGGACGCGATGACCCGCTCGTACACGATACTGGACGGGGCGATGGATCCGGTCGCGGCCGCCAATGCCGGGTTGCCGATTGCCCCACCGCTCCCCGTCGCGCCCGTTCCCGCCCGTACCTTTGTGCCGCTTTCGCGTGTTCCGAGTGCACCCGGTTCGCTGAA AGGTCTACAGCCACATCAAGGATTGTCACGACAGAACAGCACGGCGTCACCGCTTCTTGCCAGAAAATCGTTTGAAGCCAGCGGAGCTCCACCGTCGCCAAGAATCAGCCGAAGGACCTTCACCAGCAAAATGTCTCCAGGAAT CGAGGATACGAACGACGTGCCGACCTCGCCACCAGTCTACCGGCGTGGGGTGTCGCGCGAGGATAATGGGGACGTGTTTTCGCGCCTCGGAGCCGGAACGCAGGATCCACAGCCGGGCGGAAACATCAAGGAACTCAACGGCAGG TATAAGGCTGGCTCTCCGCTTATCTGCACGCATGTCGTTGAAGGACACACAAATTCGGTCCTGTCCATCAAGGTGAGCAACCAGATGCTCTTCACCGCGGCTGCCGATCGGACGGTGAAGGTATGGGATTTGCGAACCAATGCTACGCCCCACTGTCTCACCGGACAcctcgggccggtggcggctgTGGAGTATGATCGCGTGAACAATCTGCTCTTTTCGGCCTCGGGAGCGTTTGTGAAGGTTTGGGACCTTCGGAGCAGTAACATTCGTCCAATAATCACGCTGTG CTCCTCCGGCACAACGCTACCCGCCAACGCCAATCTGTCCGACCTCGTGCCAGGCGAATGCTCCATTACCGCCCTTACGATGGGAGCATCCGGCAAGCTGTATACGGCCGCTTCCGATAAGGTTAGGTTCTGGGATTTACGTCAATTCTCTTGCCTCGGCCGACTGTCCGGTGGGCATCAAGCGGCCGTTATGTGTTTGACCGCCTGGGAGGGTCCGAACAGTACCGACCTGGTGGCGACCGGCTCGAAGGACCACTACGTGAAGGTGTTTGAGGTGAACTCGAGTGGAGGTGTGGTGCAGCCGCTGCTAAATCTGGAACCACCGCACTACGACGGTGTGCAGGCGCTGGCCGTCGCGAACGATGCGATCGGTGTCGATGCGGAACTGTTTTCCGGGAGTCGTGACTCCGGCATCAAACGGTGGGATCTGCGGAACGGAGAGCTTAAGCAATCGCTCAACAACGCACACAAAGGCTGGGTGTCCGGGATGGCGATCTACGGCGATATACTGCTGTCTAGCTGCCGTGGTGGCGTTGTGCGCCTGTGGAACATTAAGACTTGCGACAGTTTGGCCGAAATGAAGACGGAACAGTCGATCAATGACATCGTCACGAGCGATAACCGTGTCTTTACCGCTTCCAA TTCTGGTGAGGTACGGATCTGGCGATTTGTAACCACCGATTGGGATTCGCTGAATGCATCTTCCTCTGGAGCATCCGGTGCAGGACCAGTCGGCGCCATTGGTAGTGCTGCTTGTGGTACTGTtaccggtgctggtggtggtggtggtggaggcggcGTCGTTGGTACTAAGGCAAAGCGTTAG